GCCTAACCGACAGCCTCCTGCCGGCGGTGGCCGAGGAAAGGCAGAGGGCGGAGGAGCTGCTGAAACTCGGAAGCTCCTCTGGCGCTGGCAGCATTTCCAACATCTCCCTGGGACTAGACAACACCCTGTACCAGGTGGAAAAGGAActtgaggagaaggaggagcgcCTTACCGCACACTGCGCCAGCGCCGAGCAGCTTCAGCAGCTGCAGGAGACGTACGAGTTCACGGCCAACGTGGCGCGCCAGGAGAAAAAAGTGCGGCGCAAGGAGAAGGAGATCCTGGAGTCGCGGGAGAAGCAGCAGCGTGAGTCCCTGGAGCAGGCGGTGGCGCGCCTGGAGAGAAGGCACTCGGCGCTGAGGCGCAGTGTCCCACTGGACCCAGAGAGTGTGGAATCCAGGTGCAAGGCCTCCGTTCTGGGGCCCGCGCAGGAATTCGACCAAGAGAGGTGCGCACACTTGTTCTTCACTGTCACTACAGATACATCTGTAGAATCAATGATTAGTACAACATTTGTCCTCTAGTGGAAGGTGTGCAGTAGACCCATTGCTATCCACATAATTATAGAAAATGTAGATAAGCTGATGTCAGAAAGTTTCAAGAGATGATAGATGATGGTGGTAATGAGGATGGTAAATGAGTGTCGTCGATGAGTGATGATGGTATTACCACATTGGTCAATCCCTCCTGTCTAAAATGGTGTTTCTCAATTGGTAATATGATTATGGACATGATAAATAAGTAACTCTGCCTTTTTACAATTATATTGTACCATCATAACCggaccatagggcggcgcacaattggcccagcgtcgtctggtttTGGCCAgcgtaggccgtcattggaaataagaatttgtttataactgacttgcctagttaaataaaaaagtagTTTTGTGGAATGAGCGTATTTAGCATGACTCTGTGGGTCGATGGACACATGACAactctccatcttctctccatATCCTCAGGGTGGACCGGGAGATCCAGAAGCTGAAGCAGAGGATCAGTAAAACTGAGGGAAGTGGAAGGAGTCACACTGGGAGCGGCGATGAAAAGACCAGTCTCAGCACCCCCCCTGTCAGCCCAATCCAGAGCCTACCCCCGGTGCTGCCTATCACAGATGACgggtacaatgccttcagaaagaaaaccccttgactttttccacattttgttgtttgcacagcctgaatttcaaatggattaaattgagattttttttgtcactggcctacacacaataccacatggaatttgtttttagaaatgtttacaaaaaaaGTAaacaatgaaaagctgaaatgtcttaagtcaagaagtattcaacccctttgttatggcaagcctaaatgagttcaggagtaagaatttgcttaacaagtcacataataagttgcatggactcactgtgtgcaataatagtgattGACAGGATTTTTAaaggactacctcatctctgtacccataCAGTTATCTATGTGGTCCCTtaatcgagcagtgaatttcaaacaggttcaaccacaaagacaagggaagttttccaatgccttgctaAGAAGGGCACCTTTTGgtagatatagatatattttttaaagcacactttgaatatccctttgagcatggtgaagttattaattacactttggatggtgtatcaatacacccagtcactacaaatatacaggcgtccttcctaactcagttgtcaggaaatgaaggaaaccactcagggatttcatcatgatgccagtggtgactttaaaacagggtttaatggctgtgataggagagaactgagaatggatcaataACTTGGTTACTCCAcagctaacctaattgacagagtgaaaataagaaagcctttacagaataaaaaatattccaaaacaagcatcctgtttgcaacaaggcagtaAAGAAATACTGCTAAAAATTgcggcaaagcaattaactttttgtcctgaatacaaagtgtcatGTTTGGGGCaagtccaatacaacacattactgagtatcactctccatattttcaagcatagtagtggccgcatcatgttatgagtgtgcttgtaatcgttaaggactggggagtttttccaggaTAAAAAAGTAATGAAatcgagctaagcacaggcaaaatcctagaggaaaacctggttcagtctgctttccaccagacactggtagatgaattcacctttcagcaggacaataacctaaaacacaagatcaagtctacactggagttgcttaacaggaagacagtgaatgttcctgagtggccagtTTGGACtcaaatctgcttgaaaatctatggaaagacctgaaaatagttgtctagcaatgatcaacaaccaatgtgacagagcttgaagaattttgaaaagcaTAATGGGAAaatgtgtggaaagctcttagagatttacccagaaagactcaccccTGTAATCATGATTCTAACATTTATTggatacttatctaatcaaaagatttttttgtattttaaaaaacaaaacaaattttggaacatttcttccactttgacattttgtgtagatcgttgacaaatcaattttaatctcactttgtaacacaacaaaatgtggaaaaagtaaatgtgtgtgtgaatactttcggaaggcactgtatgtgtcatCCTATGTAATATTCACAATGATGGCCAGAAACGGCACAGGCAAATTTGTTGTAGGTGGTGGAGAATGATGAAATGTAGATGATCAAAATAAAGATGCTTTCTTTTTTGACAGTAGAGTTGACCTGGCCATTGCAGATTTTGAGTATCTAATACGTTTCCTTATCCGTTGACAGGATAAATGCATACATTGAGGAGGAGGTTAAGAGAAGGTTACAGAAGCTGAACCTCTTCAATGGTGACAAAAACATTGAGCTCTCACTTTCATCTGAATCTCTGCAGGTAAGCATCACAGTGATACATTGTTTTGTTTGCCTGGCAATATTAAGATGGGGATATTTCTCAATCTCAAGAATAGATTCTTGATGTTCAAACTCATAAAGTCTTAGTTACTGTAGCCTCCCATACAATGGGAGCATAATAAAGAAACCCCAATTTGGAAATTGTGGCTTTGAAAAATAGCAATGATATGAAGTTCTTCAATTCTACAGGAGGACGAAGAAGTTAATGAATCTAGCTCTGTTAGATTAACGGATGAGGTAAGCCCAGGTCCTCGACACAGGGTATACAGAATGGACTATAATCTGCATGCATTTCTGAAAATTCTCTATAGAGGTTACATGGACCAATCAAGTGGGGTCTTTTCCCAACCTTTCTCATATTTTTTTGTATGTGGATGATGATTTGCCTGGTTTGCTTTTCTTTCCCCCCAATATGAGAGGAACTCTTGCTTGCCTAATGGCAAAGTTGTCCATTTACCACAGCATATGCAATTTTGGTTTGAAATGAATTTGACATTGCAATGTATCTTTTAGGAATTGTTTGTCATTGCTTAGAAGTGTGGTCTTATTCATTACAGGATGATGCCAAGCTGCAAAACCGTGTCAACCCTAGGAAATTGAAATATGAGGTAAGACTTGAGTTTTTTTCTGTTGGTGATGAAGAAACTAACCAGACATTTTGAAACAATAATTTAACTTGACTGGCAATCATTCTGAATCTTACTAACCACCACACCAACTATGAAAAAATTAATGCCGTTTGTAAAAGGCGCTTTAGGGAACATCCTGCTTTACAGGAATCCCAAATTTGTATCTGATTAGCAGGGAAGATTCCTAAACCAATAACTTCAGACCTTTTATAAAGAAATTGCAAAAACATAAGAATATAAAATAAATTGATAAAATTTGATAAAATACTCAATTGGCTAAATGAAACCATCACTGACAGAGGAGGCCGATTTAAGTGTAGAACATAATAAGGAGAAATGTCCAACCAAACAGGGTTGATGTCTGGTTTTATAAGCAAAAAGGAAAGGTCAAAATTGCATGGAAGCCTGGGATGTGTAATTTTGTATTCATGCTGCATAACAATAATCAGTCTCTTTAATTGCCTTTTGAATTGTAATCTTGCtcatctggattttttttccaatCACAACTGGATTTTTACACTTGGTGGAGGAAAAACTTAATTTACTGGGGTGAGAAGGAATACATGAAAGACTATAATTCAGAGCTGTGATCTCTGGTTTGAAGTTATAGTCATGGAATCCCCCCTTGTCCACACAGAAAGACTCTATGCACTTGCTGTGGCGTAGCTTCCTGTGTGTCCCAGAACGTGAGACGAGCACTCACCTGGATGGGGCTACAACAAGTTCAGAAGAAGAAGGCGGCAAAGACCGCTCCGAGTTAGATAAAATTGGCAATCCAGAAAGGGAAACCAAAGTCTTGGCAGAAAATGATAGAATGCCTTATAAAGAGGGTGAAAAAGCAAAATGGTGGCAGGTGGAAGTGAAGGGGAAGGTTGACCAAGCTGAGAGCGAGAAGAGTAGCTGTGATTTTAAAACCAAGGACTGGGGATTTAGGTCTACAAACACCATAGTTGGTGAGGATGGAAATAACAGCCAATGTAGGCCAGATGAGGAAGATGACAAGATGAAAAGTCTGTCATATTATCAGTCCAGAGAAACCAGAACAGAAAACCCACTGTTGCTCTCACAGTTTGACTCTTTGGAAGGAACCAAAGACCAAGTTCAGAACACAAGCAAGACAAGTAACGACACTGTAACCGTGATAAATTCTGAAGTCCCCATACTGAGACCAAGTTCAAAGAGACAAATCTCCATCGAGGGCTACTTTGGTCTCAACAAGATCCCTAAAGAGTCTGTAAATGGGCAGGTGCAGAGGAATCTGAGAACTTCAGAACCGGATATATTAACCAACGAACTGGGAGCCAAACAGAGTTATGTCCTTGGATACTTGGCAGGCAAGCTGTCTGGAGTTTACAACGACGCTGGACGATATCTGCAGAGTACACGGGATATCATTCGGCAGGTTCAAGCAGGAGAGACTTCAGCATTGACTAGTACATTCTCTCAGTACATGACCATAGTTACAAAACATCTTCCACTTGCTCAGAAAAAGCAGCTTGAACCTTCAATGAAACCCGACTCGAGGCAGAATAAAGTTCATTTTGCCAATTTGACAGGCAATTGCCTTTTCAATGTACCCGATAAAGGTAATGTGTCTGCAATTCCGGACATTTCATTATGGCCTAAAGGCTCTATGACTACATACAAAGACGGGGAGCTTGTAATTTATTGTCAGACGCTCGTGCAGTTTCCCATATGCCTTTTGGAATTACAGTCTCTTCCGCTTCAGAAGATGCTCTATTGTTTGTACTGTGTGATGCCCAAAATCGCTACCATTTCCCACCACCTTTTGGGTATCTACTGGCTAAGTGTTGCCAATTGCAAACAGCCTACACCACAACCAAGTTGCTTACTGTTATTTGAAACCGACATCTATGCAGTCTCCGCTGGTACTGGTTTAGGTAACAACCAACCTTTGGCAGTTTTTCAGCACTTCAGTCTCTTGCACATCAAAGAGATCCAAGTGAGCTTTGCTGGGCAGCATGTACGACTCCTGGGCTCCACTAAAGACACCATCTTGGTCATCTTCACCCACAGCAAAGAGCTTACCCAGGAGCTATGCTGTACCCTGCTGAAGATCCTTGCCCCGGCAGAGGTTCAGGAAGGCCCAGGAGCCCACCCCTTGCTTTGTGGAGACCTCTCGCGCCTCTCTCTGGACTGGAGGTCCCACGTTCCAGACCTCCTGCTGGATAGTGGCCTCTGTGTTACCTCACGTTTTAAGAGGATCATGGCTGACCTGCTCTATATCCTGCACGGCAACATGGAAGGACCCAACAAGCCCTCCTTGGCTAACATACACCTTCTTCTCTACACTTCCATCAAGGTGGAAAACTATTCCACCTCGCGCCAAGTTGTCCTTTGCCAGTTCTTTCTCACCGACACTCACATAGGCCTGGTGCAAGAGGATGCTGTGTTCCACCCGGAACCTCGAGGCTCAACTCTGGTTCCCATCCAACCCCAGTTTCAGGGAGTGGAGCTGCGCAGACGCTCAGACATCCGCTGTGTGCTTGTGAGACACATTGATAGATGTATGGTGCTTGACATCGTATTCTCCGTGACTCACAGAGGGCAGATTGAGACCAAAAGAAAGACGAGGAAGGGCTTAGGCATTGTCCCTCTACCTTCTGATTGCAGGCCCCCAGCTGATTCCTGGAAATTAACTTTCAGCTCTACCCCGGATGCAGCAATCCTAATCAATCATCTGTCCACCTGATTTAAGGCTGTGCTTACAGGTCATAAAAGGATGTAATGCTAATAGGTAATACATGGAAAGGAGTTTAACTGCCACTGCAGGCCTGAAGCGTAATGACCGTGCCGTCCTGCTGAACTCTTGTTTTCTTTCAGTATTGCACTTGAGCAAGAAAGCCATggtgagttagctagctagcgacatTCAGTATTGTCAGCCAACTGCATTTCTGAGTATTGTATTCAGATAGCTAGACTGATAACATCAGGGTTTGCATACTACAAGAGTTGAGCAACATTGTAGTAAAGATTTCACTTGTAAATCTTATTTTGTTTGAACATGATGGTACCCTCCTACCACTTCCAATGTGTATTTAAATGATTTTTTTGATTAGTTGAAAATCATATTCCAAAGAAACATTATTCTTGTAACATGGTAACCATGCCTTTTTGTAATTGTTAATGTATGTCCATAATGTCAGTAACATTTTATTGAAACTTCTACAGGATCCTCATGAATATTGTGTTAtaagaaaatattcatattatattatatacactgctcaaaaaaattaagggaacactaaaataacacatcctagatctgaatgaatgaaatattcttattaaatacttttttctttacatagttgaatgtgctgacaacaaaatcacacacattatcaatggaaatcaaaattatcaacccatggaggtctggatttggagtcacactcaaaattaaagtggaaaaccacactacaggctgatccaactttgatgaaatgtccttaaaacaagtcaaaatgaggctcagtagtgtgtgtggcctccacgtgcttgtatgacctccctacaacgcctggtcatgctcctgatgaggtggcggatggtctcctgagggatctcctccctgacctggactaaagcatccgccaactcctggacagtctgtggtgcaacgtggcgtgggtggatggagcgagacatgatgtcccagatgtgctcaattggattcaggtctggggaacgggcgggccagtccatagcatcaatgccttcctcttgcaggaactgctgacacactccagccacatgaggtctagaattgtcttgcattaggaggaacccatggccaaccgcaccagcatatggtctcacaaggggtctgaggatctcatctcggtacctaatggcagtcaggctacctctggcgagcacatggaggactgtgcggccccccaaagaaatgccaccccacaccatgactgacccaccgccaaaccggtcatgctggaggatgttgcaggcagcagaacgttctccacggcgtctccagactctgtcacatgtggtCAGTgtaaacctgctttcatctgtgaagagcacagggcgccagtggcgaatttgccaatcttggtgttctctggcaaatgccaaacgtcctgcacggtgttggactgtaagcacaacccccacctgtggacgtcgggccctcataccaccctcatggagtctgtttctgaccgtttgagcagacacgtgcacatttgtggcctgctggaggtcattttgcaggactctggcagtgctcctccttgcacaaaggcggaagtagcggtcctgctgctgggttgttgccctcctacggcctcctccacgtctcctgatgtactggcctgtctcctggtagcgcctccatgctctggacactacgctgacagatacagcaaactttcttgccacagctcgcaatgatgtgccatcctggatgagctgcactacctgagccacttgtgtgggttgtagactccggctcatgctaccactagagtgaaagcaccgccagcattcaaaagtgaccaaaacatcagccaggaagcataggaactgagaagtggtctgtggtcaccacctgcagaaccactcctttattgggggtgtcttgctaattgcctataatttccacctgttgtctattccatttgcacaacagcatgtgaaatttattgtcaatcagtgttgcttcctaagtggacagtttgatttcacagaagtgtgattgacttggagttacattgtgttgtttcagtgttccctttatttttttgagcagtgtattatattCATAAATATCCATATTATAAATCAAATACTAAAATGTAAAGGTCTAACTCCAATTGCTGCTATTGATTTTAAAGTATTTTATAGTATATTTTAATGCTTCTGTTCTTAACATACTGCCACTGTGGTGGTACACCTTAATCAAATCCTAGTCAACCCTTAATTGTCACTTTTAAGAACAATTTTACTCATGAACCTAATTTGTTTTGTATTGGTGTAGTTAATTAATTGGATATTTTGTAGATTTTCTAtcctacagggaatagggtgacattttgtTTAGTCAGCttagctctccctctctgttcttacATGAACGCTCACATCAATCATTTATGGCTGGTAAAATTGTTTTCTTCAATATGTTTGTGTACATGTTTATGCATATTCATTATATGGTAATGTGCAATATGATTTTGAGGAATATGTATGAGTAGTAACATGACGAATGTCTGAAGAATAATATGACTTGGGACTATGATCACTGCAATAATGTTAATAAAAGATGGTTAATTGTTTAAACAGAAAATAAAGATAGGCTTACACAGAACACTTTGTGTTGCGTGGTTGTATCTAGCTGTTCTGTTTCGTACCTAGTCACTGTTGTCATATAAATAAGACTACACCTTCCTGtccatgtttttctctctctctcccatttttCTTTCATTCCACCCATGTCTTTCCCAGCAGCGATTTGTCTCTGTCCCTCTTGGGACCAACTCCGACTGCCTAAAGGACCCCGTTAAAATTAGCATTCCTCGCTACGTTCTCAGAGGGCAAGGGAAAGATGAGCACTTTGAGTTTGAAATTAAGGTAAGCTTCTCTTGTTAATTTGTTAAGTATCTTTGTTAAGTATCTCTCAAGATCCAGCATCATTGCTTTTGCTGTCTCTTGTCTTGTACACACGTCCGACAAGTCCATATCCATTTTCCATTTTGAGTTAGTTGTATCAGTCTTGTACTCAGTattattttcctctctctttaGATCACTGTAATGGACGAAACGTGGACGGTCTTCAGGAGATACAGCCGCTTTCGGGAGATGCACAAAACTCTCAAGATGAAATTCCCCGAGGTAAAAGACTTTGAACTAGGAATTACCACATACTACACATCCTCTCCTATTGTAGATAATAGTAATATAATTGGTACAATCTTAATGACCTCCTTCCATACCAGCTTGCAGCTTTAGAATTCCCTCCCAAGAAACTCTTTGGGAACCGAGATGAGAGAATGGTTGCTGAACGGCAGAGTCACTTGGAGGTGAGTGCTGGCATTGACACATACTATTGCGTTTCTTAAAAGTAGTATAGTTTAAGTTGTAATGATTGACGGGGTTATCGAAATCTGTCGGTGACGAAAGTCTGAAGGTTTGTCATTCTCATCCATCAGttcataaaaaaaaatgaaaaaaatgaaaaaacagTTCAGAGATCTATTTGTTCCTTGTCATACATTTAAAGCAGTAGTCGCCAAACTGTCGATcgcaaggcattcctagtcgatcaccaaacatttctgtagaaaagccaatGATAAAGCCTTACGCTCCAATTTTTTTTTGTATTAGTCTTGCGCTGTTGGCGGTAGATGCATTTGCGCGCTGGGTAGGCAAAGTGTTCTCATTTTGAACCATTTAATTTGTCTACCCTGCGGACCAAGAGAGCTATATCAAGTGTGCCTACTGcgctggccaatcggatagcTCAAATCACTGTGCCTACAGCTTCAACGACCCCACAGCAAAGTTTGATACTTGCCTACGTGAGATTTCATAACTTTTAAAACCCTGACCAAAGCGAGACTGTCAAAGTTACAGCTGCTGTGTTTGATTGAGTTCATGTTTAAGGCTATAttcagcactgtttttatttaacacttttacaaaacaaaaaaaagcgCTTCTCCATACTTCTACTcgcgctacaaccagcactgcaacTGCAATGAATCAGTAGCCAAGTGTATCGATAGGCCTGCCTTTTGATTATTTGCAGCTCGtcgttttttattttgtttatatCGACCATTTCTATGGTCATAagaacatgaatttgtgcatgcgACTTGAGTTTCGCCATTAGGTGGAAggctgtcccctctctctggtcagtcttaCCGGAGGAAAGGAGAGCGCAGGGAACTTGAGAGGCagaccctctgctgctctctccctctgctgagactgaccgtcagatgcaggtaccatcagtaTAGTAAAATACAAAAGTTAATTAGTTGCAAATGATTCAATTCGTACTCAGCTGTGCCTTGCAAGTGATACAACAACTGATCTATTTTGTCATCAAAGCTcaagttttgaaatataatatggtctgagaagGCCAAGCATAGCCAATATGTTGTGATCATGTATTAgtgcacaaacctcattcctacagaaatgtttttattaggttaatgTTGCATATGCTTACATTTTTTTGCTGCATTTTTTTTGCTCCTCCAGAAATATCTGAAAAACTTCTTCAGGGTTATGATGTCGCCCTCCTCGGGCTCTCCACTCCGCACTGATTCAGACTCTGAGGGTGGTCTGCAGCTGTCCAAGCACGCCATCTGTGACTTCTCCCCGTTCTTTAAGAAGGGCGTCTTTGACTACAGCAGCCATGGAACTGGTTGAAAACATTTTGGATGAGGACGGGTTGGAGCTAGTCTGGCCCTAGATATTTTTGTGCTGTTTTGCCATTTCCTACAGTCATTGGAGTTGACAAGACAGCGCCAGCAGATCTGTGACCAGGCTACGATGGAGCAGCTTTAATCCCAAAATCAAAGTGTGCGGTGCCTTCCCAGGTCGCAGTCTAGGTATTGACCTCAGTACAACCAAGTTATCAGGGGCACTAAGGAACAGATATCTAACTTACTATTCACCCTACTACTTTTTCTTCTTCTAGCTCTCCTGCTTTCCTACTCACTCTCTTCCTTTcctactctctcttcctttcctacTCACTATCTTCCTTTCCTACTCACTATCTTCCTTTCCTACtcactctccttcctttcctactcactctccttcctttcctACTCACTCTTCTTCCTTTCCTACTCACTCTCTTCCTTTCCTACTCACGTTCCTTCCTTTCAGGTTAGGCCAGTACATTTGGAAATGGTCCTTTTTTATGAGGACCAAACGCATGAGGAATAGTCTTATCTTATAAGTCGAGTAAGTCATGTAAtgacaacaggtgtagaatatGTGCTATTACAGTGACACAAAATGGTTCTTTAAGCGGGCCTTGCAGAAAGGCAATGCAACCGCTGCCAATCTAGGAGACATTGCAAAGTCCTGGCATTAGTGACTTGCTAAGTCCATCTACTCTGCTCTCTTCCTTTTCACCACAGTTTACTCAGAAATAATGTTCTGAAGGGAGGCTTTATAACAAAATACTTTTTATGCAGCTATAATTTCGATGGCAACTCTAGTTTCTACCATTTCTGGTGATATGCAATTGAGACTGACATGTGCTGTATCTATGGGAACTGACCATGAAGGCATTACTCTTCACTACCTGTAGTGTTGATAAGGGTGGGCTGTTTCTGTATTGTATGGGTCATGGCTTCTCAAACTTGCTTAAAGTGGGATGTT
The DNA window shown above is from Salvelinus fontinalis isolate EN_2023a chromosome 40, ASM2944872v1, whole genome shotgun sequence and carries:
- the kif16ba gene encoding kinesin-like protein KIF16B isoform X3; translated protein: MASVRVAVRLRPMNRREKDLTAKNIIEIKGDKTTITNLKIPDGLTGDSMRESKKTFTYDFSYDSADSKSNTFVSQEKVFKDLGSDVLKSAFQGYNACIFAYGQTGSGKSYTMMGNPGDAGLIPRICEGLFSRIAGMTRWDEASFRTEVSYLEIYNERVRDLLRRKSTQTYNLRVREHPKDGPYVEDLSKHLVQNYHDVEELMEAGNINRTTAATGMNDTSSRSHAIFTINFTQAKFDAEMPCETISKIHLVDLAGSERADATGATGVRLKEGGNINKSLVTLGNVISALADLSQDGVNTNLKKKQVFVPYRDSVLTWLLKDSLGGNSKTIMIATISPADVNYGETLSTLRYANRAKNIINKPTINEDCNVKLIRELRAEIARLKALLVQGNQIALLDSPTALSMEEKLQQNEARVLELTKEWTNKWNETQNILKEETLALRKEGIGVVLDSELPHLIGIDDDLLSTGIILYHLKEGRTNVGRDDASTVQDIVLHGLDLESEHCMFANQTGTVTLVPLNGAQCSVNGVQVTEASPLNQGAVILLGRTNMFRFNHPKEAAKLREKRKSGLLSSFSLSMTDLNKSCENLSTVMLYNPGLFTEKGPIYLRLEFERQQREELEKLEHKRRLIKEMEDRQKCEKAELERLQQEVESQRKESEQVQQRIRRQEETLRCRSQDIESRLRDLLAEKQRFEEERHRETKELELQRRQRRKQQEEREDEKTQDEEARCHSEAAERAEQAEIFRELERLKREHEEQVVRLEAERRRLEEREMEQLGLVGRLEEQLRERHEAAAALLTREDTRRLDEERRALAEIRSALLRAKEASGRSDCDRMGEEAGCAAQVRYTDFKAAQVEELGQLEEGLRQQKECLEKEVASEHASLAVLVHAHKERTQEKGAQDSSELSQEEQRMQQAEQRLLFKERRLTSLTDSLLPAVAEERQRAEELLKLGSSSGAGSISNISLGLDNTLYQVEKELEEKEERLTAHCASAEQLQQLQETYEFTANVARQEKKVRRKEKEILESREKQQRESLEQAVARLERRHSALRRSVPLDPESVESRCKASVLGPAQEFDQERVDREIQKLKQRISKTEGSGRSHTGSGDEKTSLSTPPVSPIQSLPPVLPITDDGINAYIEEEVKRRLQKLNLFNGDKNIELSLSSESLQDDAKLQNRVNPRKLKYEKDSMHLLWRSFLCVPERETSTHLDGATTSSEEEGGKDRSELDKIGNPERETKVLAENDRMPYKEGEKAKWWQVEVKGKVDQAESEKSSCDFKTKDWGFRSTNTIVGEDGNNSQCRPDEEDDKMKSLSYYQSRETRTENPLLLSQFDSLEGTKDQVQNTSKTSNDTVTVINSEVPILRPSSKRQISIEGYFGLNKIPKESVNGQVQRNLRTSEPDILTNELGAKQSYVLGYLAGKLSGVYNDAGRYLQSTRDIIRQVQAGETSALTSTFSQYMTIVTKHLPLAQKKQLEPSMKPDSRQNKVHFANLTGNCLFNVPDKGNVSAIPDISLWPKGSMTTYKDGELVIYCQTLVQFPICLLELQSLPLQKMLYCLYCVMPKIATISHHLLGIYWLSVANCKQPTPQPSCLLLFETDIYAVSAGTGLGNNQPLAVFQHFSLLHIKEIQVSFAGQHVRLLGSTKDTILVIFTHSKELTQELCCTLLKILAPAEVQEGPGAHPLLCGDLSRLSLDWRSHVPDLLLDSGLCVTSRFKRIMADLLYILHGNMEGPNKPSLANIHLLLYTSIKVENYSTSRQVVLCQFFLTDTHIGLVQEDAVFHPEPRGSTLVPIQPQFQGVELRRRSDIRCVLVRHIDRCMVLDIVFSVTHRGQIETKRKTRKGLGIVPLPSDCRPPADSWKLTFSSTPDAAILINHLST